TAATCACCACGAAGGGCGCGAAGATCACGAAGAGGAAGGTCATGAAGAGAAAGAGAGACGAAGTTTTGACCGCAGAGAGCGCAAAGAGCGCATAGGGTGATTCTTGTACGCGGATGAATTGGGTGGATGATCGAGAGCGCATTCTTAACCACGAATGAACACCAATGCTCACAAATGCATCGGGAGCAGCGGCGATTAAGAATTGTGCCCACGGATTGCACTGATGACACGGATAGAGAATGATTTCGGTTGTTGGGGTGTGCGGGCGGCTGCGTGCTGTTTCCAAGGTGGCCTGTTCGGATTGTTCCGCATCGGAATTGTAGCGGGGTTGAGAGGGTGGCGGGCTGCTTCTTCTCGTTTGGTTCGCGTGTCGCTTCAATCCGTGTCATCGGTGTAATCCGTGGGCAAGAAAAGAATTTCGACCACGAAACTTGCGGAATGGCCCGGGAATTCTCCATGGAGCTTTCGCTTCGCAAATGCTCATACAACAAATGGTTATATGGATTTTGAACGAAAGAACTTGCAGAAGAAACGTAACACTTTAGCGGTCTGTAGTGCGGAACGGTATGTGCTTTTACTGATGGAGGCGGTGTGCATGGCGCGCCGGGGGCGCAATCTGCCGGCGGGCCGCCGGCGCTCCATAGCTGTCTTGCGCCGGGGGCGCGGTCTGCCGGCGGGCCGCCGGGGCTCCATAGTTGCCTTGCGCCGGGGGCGCAGTCTGCCGGCGGCTCCATAAGCTCTGTGCAGCAGGCGGCTGATTCCTGGCGCAGACCGCCAAATGGCGCTCCATAGATGTCTTGCGCCGGGGGCGCAGTCTGCCGGCGGGCCGCCGGCGCTCCATAGTTGCCTTGCGCCGGGGGCGCAGTCTGCCGGCGGGCCGCCGGCGCTCCATAGTTGCCTTGCGCCGGGGGCGCAGTCTGCCGGCGGGCCCATGCGGCGCTCCATAGACCGCCTTGCGCCGGGGCGCAGTCTGCTTAAGCGGGCCCTTCGGCGCTCCATAGTTGCCTTGCGCCGGGGCGCAGTCTCTGGCCGGCGGGCCATGCGGCGCTCCGTGTCTTGCGCCGGGGGGCTGCAATCTGCCATGCGGAGCCGTAAACTCCATAGTTGCCTTGCGCCGGGAGCGCAGTCTGTGGAAGCGGGCCGCCGGGAGCTCCATAGATGTATTGCGCCGAGGCGCAATCTTAGAAGCGGGCCGCCGGCGCTCCATAGTTGCCTTGCGCCGGGGGCGCAGTCTGCCGGCGGGCCGCCGGCGCGCCATAGTTGTCTTGCGCCGGGGGCGCAATCTGCCGGCGGGCCGCCGGCGCTCCATAGCTGTCACTCTGGTTCGCTGATTCCGCTGACTTGTATTTCGCAGGGAATGGCGTGGGAGTCTTGTGTCAGGGTAAAGTAAAAGCGGCCGGGCCGCTCGAAGACGAGTGTGCGCTGGTGGAGGAAGTCTTTTCTGGTTATGGCGGTGAGGGGTAAGTCGGTTTCGGCGTCGACCACGGTGATTTTCAGGTTGCTGTCGATTCCGAAGTCGTCGCGGGTGCAGGTGAGGCGCCACAGGTTGTGTTCGATGGTAATGGGCGGCGTGCGCAGTTCTTCGCGCGCCGACCATTGATCGATGTGTTCGAATTCGATGTAGGGTTCGTATTCGGCCTGGGACGCGAGAATGAGCTCGTCAATGCGGGCGAGCATGGCGGCGTAGCGGCGCTCCGCATCCCGGGCCTTGTTGCCGGTGTTGATGGCGTCGCGCGCGTTCCGGGCTATCGCCTTGTTGACGTTGTTCAGGGCTTCTTCGTGGGAGGTCGCCTCCTGTTTGTACTCTTTCCGGGCGTCCTGAATCCGTTTGTTCTTGTGGGCGGCTTCGATGTTGGCTTCGCGGGCCCACAAGTCCCCCACGCTGCTCCGGAAGCCTTGTTGATAGGCCACGATGCGGCGTTCGTGCATCTCGCGGTAGAAGCCTTCGTTGCTTCGGTCGCGGGCCCGTTCTATGGCCGTATCCCGCTTGTCGCGCAACCGCGCGAGTTCGTCCTCGCGTTCGGCGCGGGTGGCGTCGAGGTGCTCTCGCCGCCCCTGAATGGTGACGCGTTCGGTGGCGAGCCGGGCGTGGTTGGACGCGGCGAGGGCGAGGACTTCGTCGAGCACCCGCTGTTGCTGTTCCGGGGCGAGGGCGCGCCAGCCGGCGAGCTGGGATTCGAAGCGCGCGAACTCCGCGATAGCTTTTCGCCGGGTGTAGGCATCGGCGTCGGCTTCCATGAGGGTGGCGTCCGCGGCGGCGCGCGCTTCCTCCGCGCGGGCGCGGGCGGCATCGAAGCGCGCGCGGATGGCCTCGCGCGCGTCGGGATCGGGATCAAGCTGTGGCGGATCCACATCGCGCCGGGCGCGGCTGATCTTTTCGACGCGGCCCTCGTCGGGAAAGTGCACGTAGTAGAACCGGCTGTCCTTGCCGACGTAGACGTCCTTGTGGGTTACGCCGCCGATGCGGATGCTGTCCGCCGGGATGGCGCCGAGTATCGCAATCGCGACTACACTCAGTATGCATCTGGTTTTCATTGTTCCGCCTTTCTTCCCTTTCGGGGGCGGACCGGCGTGAACCGGCCCGCCCCCCCTTCGCACACTGGCCCCACCCGCCGGCGCGGCATTTCCGCCGCGCGGCGATCCTCCCTCCCATGCTCCCGTTGCCGCAGGGCTCCTGGTGGAGCGCTTCTGATATGAAGTGTAGCATGGGATCGTTTCAGTTTCCGGAACGGTGGAAGCTTTTTTGCAGGTGGGCTCTCTTTGCCGCAGACAGGAATGTCCGCGATCCTTTGCGCCTGGCGGCGCATTGGACAGGCGGGACGCCTATCCTACAATTTGCGCCTGGCGGGGCTGAACACAGCCGGGACGGCTGTGCCACTTTCTTTTCGAGGTGGTCTTGGTGGGGTCAGGGGAAACTTTTTGGAGGTGGGCTCTCTTTGCCGCAGACAGGAATGTCCGCGATCCTTTGCGCCTCTCGGCGCTTTGGACAGGCGGGACGCCTATCCTACATTTGCGCCTGGCGGCGCTGAACACAGGCGGGACGCCTGTGCCAATTTCCTTTTCGAGGTGGTCTTGGTGGGGTCAGGGGGAACTTTTTGGAGGCGAGCTCTCTTTGCCGCAGACAGGAATGTCCGCGATCCTTTGCGCCTTTCGGCGCATTGGACAGGCGGGACGCCTATCCTACAATTTGCGCCTGGCGGCGCTGAACACAGCCGGGACGGCTGTGCCAATTTCCTTTTCGAGGTGGTTTTGGTAGGAGGGGGGGATTTTTTGGAGGCGAGCTCACTTTGCCGCGGACAAGAATGTCCGCGATCCTTTGCGCCTCTCGGCGCTTTGGACAGGCGGGACGCCTATCCTACATTTGCGCCTGGCGGCGCTGAACACAGGCGGGACGCCTGTGCCACTTTCTTTTCGAGGTGGTTTTGGTAGGAGGGGGGGATTTTTTGGAGGCGAGCTCACTTTGCCGCGGACAGGAATGTCCGCGATCCTTTGCGCCTCTCGGCGCATTGGACAGGCGGGACGCCTATCCTACATTTGCGCCTTTCGGGGCCGGAGGTGCGGATCACACTGGACCCCTTTTTTGATCCTGCTTGCGGTGATGCCGTACAACAGGAGCGCATTATCCGGCCTATCATTCCGGATTCTGAAACGATGGTCTGGTTAACTGATGGGGAGTAGTCATGGCGAAGAAACGGGATCAGGACACTACGGCGACTATGAAAGCGCTTATGTTGTACAGCCTGCTGTTGTTTTCGGGGAAGCGGTATTCGCTGACGGAGCTGTCGAAGCGCCTGGGTTGTTCAAAGCCCACGGTGATGCGCCTGGTGGATCATATTGACCTGACGCGGACGGCGCATGTGCGGGTGGAATCGGAGATCGTGGGGAAGCAGAAGTATTACTGGGCGGCGGCGCCGGCGCAGAAGCCGAACGTGACGCTGGGGGCGGAGGAGATCCGGGAGCTGGCGCTTTGCCGGGATCTGCTGTGGCATCTGCTGCCGCGGGGTCTCCGGGATGAGGTGGGTCAGACGATTGCACGGACGACGGTGCTGCTGGATGATTTCGGGGCGCGGGACGCGGCGCTGCACAATGTGGCGATGCAGGTGTTCAAGGGATTTGTGGATTACTCGCCACATGAGAAGACGCTGCGCACGATCGTGGACGCGCTGCACGACCGGCATATTGTGGAGCTGGTGTACCGGGCGCATGATCAGCCGGCGGGCCGGGCGATGGCGGTGGCGCCGTTGCGGCTGGTGGCGCACCGTGACACGCTGTATGTGCTCGCGCGGCGGGAGAAGGACCTGAAAAAGAAGAACGGGTTCTACGAGCCGCGCCTGGCGATCCAGCGGATTGAGTCGGCGGCCTGCACGGACCGCGCGTTTCCGGCGATCGAGGCGGCCTCCCGCCCGGAGGGCTATTTCGGGTTCATGCCGGGCGAGCCGTTCGAGGTGGTGGTTGAGGCGGAGTCGCAGGTCGCGCCGTATATCCGCGAGCGGAACTGGAGCCGCGACCAGGAAATCACGGAGTTGGATGGGGGGCGCATCCGCCTTCGGTTCCACGCAACGAGCGAGGGGGAGGTGTTGAGCTGGGTGCTGGGATTCGCTGGGCAGGTACGGGTGGTGGCGCCGGATTCGCTTCGGGAGGAAGTCGCGGCGTGTGCGGGGCGGATTGCCGGGGCGCACGGGGGCGATTCGGTCGCTTGAGGGTTCAGGAAATGGTGTCGAGTCCACTTTCGGGCGGGGGGATTGGATTTGGAGCCACAAAGAGCACAAAGAACACAAAGAACTTAGAGCCGCCTTGGCCCGCGGCCGAAGACATGAAGGGGACAGGGCGGCCGTTGGCCGAAACCCAAGAAAGTTGAACCGCGAATTAACGCGAATGGACATGAATGAAGAATGGATGGTTTCGCCCGGGGATTCCGAGGCTGCGTTTTGTGGCGTTGATGGGTTGCTCGAAACCGGCGCTCACGCTGCCTCAGGCTGGAAGCCCAAGCCCCGTTGGCGGGCGTAGAACTATGGCGGTGAATGTGGAAGCGCTACGGCTGCCGGAATTGGCCGGTTCTTGCCGGGAAGACAACCAGGTGACGGTTCGAAGTGCGGTGTGCTGACCACTTCAGATTGGCTCTTTTCTCCGGCCGTACTATCTGCATCCCGTTTACGCCAGCAGCGCCTTCACGGGATGGCGCTCTTCGACGCCGGAGAGGCGCACGTCGAGGCCCTGGTGTTTGACCGCGAGGCGTTCGTGGTTGAGGCCGAGGCAGTGCAGTATGGTGGCGTGGAGATCGTTGACGTGGACGGGGTTTTCGACGATGTTGTAGCTGAAGTCGTCGGTGGTTCCGTAGACGAGGCCGGGCTTGATGCCGCCGCCGGCCATCCAGAGGGAGAAGCACCGGGGGTGGTGGTCGCGACCGTAGGTGGTGTCGGTGACCTTGCCCTGGCTGTAGACGGTGCGGCCGAATTCGCCTCCCCAGATGACGAGGGTCTCGTCGAGCAGGCCGCGTTGCTTGAGGTCGGCCACGAGCGCGGCGGAGGGCTGGTCGGTGTCGCGGCATTGCTTGCTGAGGTGGTCGGGCAGGTTGTCGTGGTGGTCCCAGCCCATGTGGTAGAGCTGGACGAAACGGACGTCGCGCTCGACCATGCGGCGGGCGAGCAGGCAGTTGCGGGCGTAGGTCCCGGGCTTGTGGACGTCGGGGCCGTAGAGGTCGAGAATATGATCGGGCTCGTCGCTGATGTCGGTGAGGTCGGGCACGGCGGCCTGCATGCGAAACGCGAGTTCGTATTGCTCGATACGCGTCAGGATTTCTGGGTCGCCGGCGACGTTGTATTTGTGCTGGTTGAGGTCACGGAGCTGGTCTAGCATTTGCCGGCGGGTCTGGGTGTCGCAGCCGGCGGGGTTGGCGAGGTAGAGCACGGGCTCCTCCCCGGCGCGGAGCTTGACGCCCTGGTAGCGGCTGGGGAGCATGCCGCTGCCCCAGAGGCGGTCGTAGAGCGGCTGGGTGCCGAGGCGTCCGGTGCCTCGGGATATCATGACGGTGAACGTCGGCAGGTTTTCGTTTGCCGTGCCGAGACCGTAGGCCACCCAGGCGCCCATGCTGGGGCGTCCGGCGAGCTGCGAGCCGGTCTGGCAGAAGGTAATGGCGGGGTCGTGGTTGATGGCCTCGGTGTATACGGAGCGGACGATGGCGATGTCATCGACGATGCCGGCGGTGTAGGGCAGCAGCTCGCTGATCCAGGCGCCGTTCTGGCCGTGTTGCGCGAACTTGAAGCGCGAGGAGACGACGGGGAATTTGTCCTGGTTCGCGGTCATGCCGGTGAGGCGCTGGCCCATGCGGATGCTGTCGGGGAGCTCGGTCATTTCGAGATCGCGCAGGCCCGGCTTGTAGTCGAAGGTTTCGAGCTGGGTGGGCGCGCCGGACTGGAAGAGGTATATGACGCGCTTCGCGCGGGGCGCGAAATCGGCGACGGCGCGGCGGACGGCGCTGTCCGCGGCGGCTTCGCGCGCGCCGAGTAGGCCGAGGGCGGCGGCTCCGAGGCTGCACCCGGTGCGCTGGAGGAAATCGCGGCGATTGATGTGTTGGGCGAACTTCAGTGCGTCCATGGTGTGTATTCCGGTGTTGTGGTGGGTTGCAGGGACAGCAGGGACAGCAGGGACAGCAGGGACCTGAGGGACCTGAGGGACCTGAGGGACCTGAGGGACCTGAGGGACCTGAGGGACTTTGGCGAGCGACGGGTACTGATGGGCGGTCGCCGGGGCTGGGATTTCGTGGTGTAGTTTATTGCGAGCAGGGCCATTGCCTTTATTCCCGGGTGATCGCTTCGTCGAGGTTGAGGAGTATGCCGGCGACGGTCATGTAGGGCGCGAGATCCCGCGCGGGTAGCTGACTTGGAACCGGCGACTCGCCGTGGGCCACGAAGGCTTCGGCGGCGGCGCTGTCCTGGTGGTACTTCTGGATAAATGCTTCCAGACCGCTGGCGAGCGTATCGAGCTCGGCGGGCGTTGGGTGGCGTCCGGTTGCGAGGCGGAAGCCGTAGCCCAGACGCGCGGCGGAATCGCCTTCCGCGCCGGCGAGCATGCGCTGCGCCAGGTTTCGGGCCGCTTCGACGTAGGTCAGGTCATTCAGCAGCGCGAGCGCCTGTAAGGGTGTATTCGTTCGGCCGCGCCGGGCAATGCAGTACTCGAAACTGGGCGCGTCGAAGGTGGCGAGCGTCGGGTGCGGCACGGTTCTCTTCCGGTGGGTGTAGAGGCTTCGCCGGTAGAGGTCTTCGCCCTTGCCCTGGATGTAGGGTCCCTGGTTTGCGCCGCCGGCGAGTTCGTCCCAGAGGCCTTCGGGCTGGTAGGGCATGGCGGGCGGCCCGCCGATGCGGCCCGCGAGGAGGCCGCTGGCGGCGAGGGCGTTGTCGCGGACGACCTCGGCGCTGAACCGGTAGCGCGGGGCGCGGGCGTAGAGCCGGTTGTCCGGATCGGCGGCCAGCAGGGTTTCGTTCACGGCGCTCGACTGGCGGTAGGTGGCGCTGGTGACGATGGTTTTGAGGAGGGCCTTGATGTCCCAGCCACTCTCGCGGAATTGCACGGCGAGGGCATCGAGCAGGAGCGGGTGCGAGGGCGGGCTTCCCTGGACGCCGAAATCCTCGGCCGTGTTTACGAGGCCACGTCCGAAGATCTGCTGCCAGAAGCGGTTCACCGCGACGCGCGCGGTAAGCGGATGCGTCGAATCGGCGAGCCACAGAGCCAGGCCGAGGCGGTTGTTCGGCGCGCCGTCGGGCAGGGGCGGCAGAAACTCGGGCACACCGGGGAAGAGCTGTTCGCTGGTGTCCGGGGCGTCGTAGGCGCCGCGCTGCAACAGATAGGTCGGGCGGGGCTCTTCACGCTCCCGCATGACCATGACGCTGGGGATTTTCTTTTCGAGTTCGGCGCGCGCGCGGGCGGCGGCGTCCAGCGCCTCCTGTTCCGGGCGGACGATGGTGGCGACGCGGTTCGCGTGAAATTCCCGGAGCGCGGTCGCCTGTTCCTCGGGCAATTCCGCCGGGAGCGCGGCGGCGAGGTACGTTTCGATTTCCGGCGCGATAGCGTCGGGCGGCAGGGCTACGTTGAAGAAGCGCACCCCGGTGATCGCGCCGCGCAGGTGCACGCTTTGGGTCCGCTGGCCGATCCGGAGCGGCTCGACGGTATCGATGGGGCCGGCGAGCGCATCCTTGATGGTCGTCAGGGGCGCGGCGACACCATTGACGTACACCGCGAGGCCGGCGGCGCGCCCAGAACCGTCGTACGTTACGGCGAGGTGCGACCACTGCCGCAAACGGACGGCTTTCTCGGCGGAGACCTTCAGCGCGTCCGTATCCCAGACGCTGGCGATGTGGACTTCGACGTCGCCGCTGTCGGTGATCATGGCGTCCACGCCGCGGTGGCTGTTCGCCTCGTCGGACTTGCTGAAGAGGGCGCCGGCGGCTTCCGGCTTGAGCCAGAGCGATACGGTGAAGGGTTTTTCGCGATCGAAGGCGACGGCCTGTCCCAGGTCGAGGGTTGTGGCGGGGGTTCCATCGAGGGCGAGCGCGGGGCCGAGCGGGCCTGTGGTCCAGGCGGGTGCGGGCGGCGTAGTGGACGTAGTGGACTCAGTGGACTCAGTGGACTCAGTGGACTCAGTGGACTCAGTGGACTCAGTGGACTCAGTGGACGGAGCGGGCTCGGTGACTTCCGGCGTCGCGGGGAGGGTACCGCGGAGTTCCGCTTCGAAGACGGGGGCCGGGGCCGCCGCGGAAGGCGCTTGCTCGCGAAGCGCGCTTAGCCAGGCGTCGAAATCGGACCCGGCGCGCGCCTGGGCGGCGCCGAGGGCTTCGCGGGCCTGTTGCTCGCCGGCTTTGAGGGCGTGCAGTTCCCGCTGCTGCTCGAAGGAGGGCAGATAGACCTGCGGGCCGGTGTTGCCGCGCGTTTCTTCGTAGAAGCCGCGGTCCTCGGTGCTGTTGAAGAAGGCGTAGAACTCGTAGAACTCGCGCTGGCTGACGGGATCGTACTTGTGGTCGTGACAGCGCGCGCAGCCCATGCTCAGGCCCATGAAGACGGTGGAAGTCGTTTCGACGCGGTCCACGAGGTTCTCCACGTGCCACTCTTCCTCGATGGAGCCGCCCTCGGTGACGCTCTTATTGTTTCGGTTGAATCCGGTGGCGACGCGCTGCGATTCGGTGGCGTTCGGGAGCAGGTCGCCGGCGATTTGTTCGATGAGGAACTGGTCGTAGGGCATGTTGTCGTTGAAGGCGCCGATGACCCAGTCGCGCCAGGGCCACATGACGCGGTGGAAATCGTTCTGGTAGCCGTTGGTGTCGGCGTATCGGGCTCCATCGAGCCAGGCGCGGGCCATGTGCTCGCCGAACTTTGGCGAGGCGAGGAAGCGGTCGACGAGGGCCTCGTAGGCGCCGGGGTCGTTGTCGAGCAGGAAGCGGTCGATTTCCTCCAGGGACGGCGGGAGGCCGGTGAGGTCGAAGGCGAGCCGGCGGATCAGGGTTTCGCGGCTGGCCTCGGGGGACGGGGCGAGACTCTCGGCTTCGAGGCGTGCGAGGATGAAGCGGTCGATGTCGTTGCGGGGCCAGGTATTGAGGTGTACGGACGGCGGTTCCGGCGCGCCGGGCGCGGTGAAGGCCCAGTGTCCGGCCCAGGGCGCGCCTTCGTCGATCCAGGCGCGGAGGAGCGCCACTTCTTGCGGCGTGAAGGGATCTTTTCCCGAATCCGGCGGGGGCATGAGGTCGTTCGGGTCGGTGGCGGTGATGCGCTTGAGCAGCTCACTTGCCGCGGCGTCTCCCGGGACGATAGCGGAGGCTTTGGCGCCGTCTTCCCGGTCGAGGCGCAGCTTGCCCTTGCGCTGGTTCGCGTCGGGGCCGTGGCAGGCGAAGCAACGATCCGCCAGGAGGGGCAGGATTTGCTGTTGAAAGTCGACCCCGGCCGCGGGCGCGCCGGCGGCCATTGCGGCGGCCAGGCCGAGGCCCGCAAGGCAGAAACTGCGGTACATCATGAAGACTGCTCTCTCCGTCCGTCGGGACGGCGTGATTGCGACACACATCCGGTAAGACTCACCCCTGAAATTGAATCACAATGCGGAATCCGGGTCAAGCTGGCGGCGGGGCGTTGGGAGCGGGCCGGGAAGCGCAGCCCGCGTTCCGGCGGTATAGACAAGGGCCGGGTACGGCATTGTGGCCCGTGTCCACCCTACCAGAACGCACTCGGGTAAAAGTTGCGACCCGACGGGATTCCAGTACATGATTCCGATATTCGCCTATTGCTGGTTTCAGGCCATAATCACCCGAGAGGTTCTCCCCATGTCCAAGTACATTGTGTTACTGATCGCCGCCCTGCTCGTTCCCGGGGTCGCGCCCGCCCACCCCGGCGACGATCACGACCACGCGCCCGCCATTGAACACGCGATCGCCGGCGACAAGCAACCGTGGACCAGCGACCGGCCCCGTTTTGCGCCGCGTGACTTTCAGTTCGTGGTGGTATCGGACAATACGGGGACGCCGCGGCCGGGGATTTTCCGGGAGGCGATGGAGAAAGCGGACCTGCTTCAGCCGGCGTTTATTATCAGCGTGGGCGATCTGATCGAGGGGTATGTGGACACGCAGGAGGAGCTGCACGCGCAGTGGGACGAGTTCATGACGTACCTGGAGCCGCTTACCGTGCCATTCTTCTTTGTGCCGGGCAACCATGACGTCGGGCGGCAGCTTTGGCACGAGGTGTATCTGGAGCGGGTGGGCCCGACGTACTACTACTTTATCTACCAGGATGTGCTTTTTCTTGTGCTGGACTCGAACGATTCGGACAATAAGGGCACGGGATACAGCGACGAACAGCTTGCGTGGGCGAAGGGCGTGCTGGACCGGCATCCGGATGTGCGGTGGACCTTCGTGTTGCAGCACAAGCCCTTCTGGATCAGCGAGCAGGACCACTGGGCGAAGGCCGCGCCGCTGTTTGAAGGGCGGAAGCACACGTTTTTCGCGGGGCACGTTCACAATTATGTTTACGAGGAGCGCGGCAATATCCAATACGTGACGATGGGCACGACGGGCGGCGGCACGCGGCTGCGCGGGAAGGATTTCGGCGAGTTCGATCACGTGATGTGGGTTACGGTGACGGACGAGGGCCCGAAGATGGCGGCGCTGGCGCTGGACGGCATCCTGCCGGTGGATTTTCGGACCACGGCGCTGGCAAAGGAACTCAGCGCGTTTCGCGATCGATCGGCGGTGCAATCGAATCCGGTTCTGCTGGACGGGCCGCTTGGCGAGGCGACCTGGGAGGTTTCCGTGACGAATCCCTGGAACAAGCCGCTGCGCTTCAAGGG
This is a stretch of genomic DNA from Candidatus Hydrogenedentota bacterium. It encodes these proteins:
- a CDS encoding WYL domain-containing protein, which translates into the protein MAKKRDQDTTATMKALMLYSLLLFSGKRYSLTELSKRLGCSKPTVMRLVDHIDLTRTAHVRVESEIVGKQKYYWAAAPAQKPNVTLGAEEIRELALCRDLLWHLLPRGLRDEVGQTIARTTVLLDDFGARDAALHNVAMQVFKGFVDYSPHEKTLRTIVDALHDRHIVELVYRAHDQPAGRAMAVAPLRLVAHRDTLYVLARREKDLKKKNGFYEPRLAIQRIESAACTDRAFPAIEAASRPEGYFGFMPGEPFEVVVEAESQVAPYIRERNWSRDQEITELDGGRIRLRFHATSEGEVLSWVLGFAGQVRVVAPDSLREEVAACAGRIAGAHGGDSVA
- a CDS encoding DUF1501 domain-containing protein — translated: MDALKFAQHINRRDFLQRTGCSLGAAALGLLGAREAAADSAVRRAVADFAPRAKRVIYLFQSGAPTQLETFDYKPGLRDLEMTELPDSIRMGQRLTGMTANQDKFPVVSSRFKFAQHGQNGAWISELLPYTAGIVDDIAIVRSVYTEAINHDPAITFCQTGSQLAGRPSMGAWVAYGLGTANENLPTFTVMISRGTGRLGTQPLYDRLWGSGMLPSRYQGVKLRAGEEPVLYLANPAGCDTQTRRQMLDQLRDLNQHKYNVAGDPEILTRIEQYELAFRMQAAVPDLTDISDEPDHILDLYGPDVHKPGTYARNCLLARRMVERDVRFVQLYHMGWDHHDNLPDHLSKQCRDTDQPSAALVADLKQRGLLDETLVIWGGEFGRTVYSQGKVTDTTYGRDHHPRCFSLWMAGGGIKPGLVYGTTDDFSYNIVENPVHVNDLHATILHCLGLNHERLAVKHQGLDVRLSGVEERHPVKALLA
- a CDS encoding DUF1553 domain-containing protein: MMYRSFCLAGLGLAAAMAAGAPAAGVDFQQQILPLLADRCFACHGPDANQRKGKLRLDREDGAKASAIVPGDAAASELLKRITATDPNDLMPPPDSGKDPFTPQEVALLRAWIDEGAPWAGHWAFTAPGAPEPPSVHLNTWPRNDIDRFILARLEAESLAPSPEASRETLIRRLAFDLTGLPPSLEEIDRFLLDNDPGAYEALVDRFLASPKFGEHMARAWLDGARYADTNGYQNDFHRVMWPWRDWVIGAFNDNMPYDQFLIEQIAGDLLPNATESQRVATGFNRNNKSVTEGGSIEEEWHVENLVDRVETTSTVFMGLSMGCARCHDHKYDPVSQREFYEFYAFFNSTEDRGFYEETRGNTGPQVYLPSFEQQRELHALKAGEQQAREALGAAQARAGSDFDAWLSALREQAPSAAAPAPVFEAELRGTLPATPEVTEPAPSTESTESTESTESTESTESTESTTSTTPPAPAWTTGPLGPALALDGTPATTLDLGQAVAFDREKPFTVSLWLKPEAAGALFSKSDEANSHRGVDAMITDSGDVEVHIASVWDTDALKVSAEKAVRLRQWSHLAVTYDGSGRAAGLAVYVNGVAAPLTTIKDALAGPIDTVEPLRIGQRTQSVHLRGAITGVRFFNVALPPDAIAPEIETYLAAALPAELPEEQATALREFHANRVATIVRPEQEALDAAARARAELEKKIPSVMVMREREEPRPTYLLQRGAYDAPDTSEQLFPGVPEFLPPLPDGAPNNRLGLALWLADSTHPLTARVAVNRFWQQIFGRGLVNTAEDFGVQGSPPSHPLLLDALAVQFRESGWDIKALLKTIVTSATYRQSSAVNETLLAADPDNRLYARAPRYRFSAEVVRDNALAASGLLAGRIGGPPAMPYQPEGLWDELAGGANQGPYIQGKGEDLYRRSLYTHRKRTVPHPTLATFDAPSFEYCIARRGRTNTPLQALALLNDLTYVEAARNLAQRMLAGAEGDSAARLGYGFRLATGRHPTPAELDTLASGLEAFIQKYHQDSAAAEAFVAHGESPVPSQLPARDLAPYMTVAGILLNLDEAITRE
- a CDS encoding metallophosphoesterase, with protein sequence MIPIFAYCWFQAIITREVLPMSKYIVLLIAALLVPGVAPAHPGDDHDHAPAIEHAIAGDKQPWTSDRPRFAPRDFQFVVVSDNTGTPRPGIFREAMEKADLLQPAFIISVGDLIEGYVDTQEELHAQWDEFMTYLEPLTVPFFFVPGNHDVGRQLWHEVYLERVGPTYYYFIYQDVLFLVLDSNDSDNKGTGYSDEQLAWAKGVLDRHPDVRWTFVLQHKPFWISEQDHWAKAAPLFEGRKHTFFAGHVHNYVYEERGNIQYVTMGTTGGGTRLRGKDFGEFDHVMWVTVTDEGPKMAALALDGILPVDFRTTALAKELSAFRDRSAVQSNPVLLDGPLGEATWEVSVTNPWNKPLRFKGFVDGGDALSVSPSAIGFIVPPESTVTKRVTASAEPAVPLNQVQPLALHWTGVYDAFNAPPIQFSDVHRLFAEGRHTAPRREGITVDGKLDDWGVLPYEMREPGQIYTNEMAWKGPQDASFRFGVAHDGEMLYAALEVDDDDIDGSGVKLWQDFAIFYARAAGEDPAATPLTPESAVSIVNGPDISAEERAGYERSGSRHVSSALGGQSAFVLGEGRITYEFAIPLSSLREVGGASTDHVQFNIGINDFDAADARLGVSLLTWRPNWARGEHFPESGIFALE